One segment of Allorhodopirellula heiligendammensis DNA contains the following:
- a CDS encoding HD family phosphohydrolase — translation MSTAKTQRAGKERIESLGIPKPKWATWWNKSDKSNLAIRYALAIAAAAALLLLCRTWQPAFAYRLGAIPARDMLTRVTFQIPDRVATDDQRERKRREVLTLYRNDPNRLDQLREALRNQLFSILGASSYEQLGDKEQGALKEFREASEVLPAGAATAPKAATAQQPPAIATPAERFALLKRVFSKDPELKELDAALDISTKDLYTNGVLQAPQHSPEQGSQRMIRVFEGTKTDNAVPVELSKVRIAESARELNTQLKDQFRTRFPSKEGQADEGQLAAAMIGNWLRDKLPDYETLSYDDELSQVAREKAADAVETVQMTFYSGQSKLADAGKPLSGRELAHLRSEWATLVENMPPFDQIARVLAYAGMIIALYLLCGSYIWFVDDRTILTDLRKLSRLLALAVVTIVLSYYASRDDWRAELVPLVLASITAAVVYGRDFALLLMAAASLSVTLLLGADLSNFVVMMAACTSCTLLTGRIHSRTHLITVAILSAVITMLTTIGVGIVAGQTLSSGGPGDTIEPIFFGGPLQLVLTGLISEAGWAGLCIVVSALAMTGLLPLVEKTFGVQTDLSLLELSDASHPLLRRLAQRAPGTYNHSINVASIAESAADAIGANGLLVRVGAYFHDIGKMFKPEYFIENQSAGINQHDSLQPAMSTLVIIAHVKDGADLARNHHLPEPIIDFILQHHGTTLVEYFYREAARRSEEDPNRESVSDKDFRYPGPKPQTLEAAVLMLADTVESASRTLVDPTPARISNLVDAIAQKKVADGQFDECGLTFSQLHRVRQSLVKSLTAIYHARVKYPGQQSA, via the coding sequence ATGAGCACAGCTAAAACCCAGCGCGCTGGTAAAGAACGCATCGAGTCACTCGGAATTCCGAAACCGAAGTGGGCGACGTGGTGGAATAAGAGCGACAAAAGCAATCTCGCAATTCGCTATGCCCTAGCGATTGCGGCGGCCGCTGCGCTGCTCTTACTGTGTCGAACTTGGCAGCCTGCTTTCGCATACCGTCTGGGTGCCATTCCAGCCCGCGATATGCTGACGCGGGTTACCTTCCAGATCCCCGATCGCGTGGCCACAGACGATCAGCGAGAACGCAAACGACGCGAGGTGCTGACGCTCTATCGAAACGATCCCAATCGACTCGATCAACTCCGCGAAGCACTGCGCAACCAGTTGTTCTCCATTCTGGGCGCGTCCTCGTATGAACAGCTGGGGGACAAGGAGCAAGGGGCACTCAAAGAGTTTCGTGAAGCCAGTGAGGTGTTACCCGCTGGGGCCGCAACTGCCCCTAAGGCCGCGACCGCTCAGCAGCCCCCTGCCATTGCGACACCTGCAGAGCGGTTTGCGTTGCTCAAGCGTGTCTTTAGCAAGGATCCGGAGTTGAAGGAGCTCGATGCAGCTCTCGATATTTCCACCAAGGATTTGTACACCAACGGTGTCTTGCAAGCCCCTCAGCACTCGCCCGAGCAGGGGTCCCAACGCATGATCCGCGTCTTTGAGGGGACGAAGACCGACAACGCCGTGCCTGTGGAACTGAGTAAGGTGCGGATCGCGGAATCCGCTCGAGAACTCAACACGCAGTTGAAAGACCAGTTCCGTACTCGTTTTCCCAGCAAAGAGGGACAAGCCGACGAGGGCCAACTCGCCGCTGCCATGATTGGCAATTGGTTGCGAGACAAGCTGCCAGACTATGAAACGCTCTCCTACGATGACGAGCTCAGTCAGGTCGCTCGCGAGAAGGCTGCCGACGCCGTCGAGACGGTGCAGATGACGTTTTATTCGGGCCAGTCCAAACTTGCTGACGCTGGAAAACCATTGTCCGGCCGTGAACTTGCTCACTTGCGTAGCGAATGGGCAACCCTCGTTGAGAACATGCCACCGTTTGATCAAATCGCACGTGTTCTCGCATACGCGGGGATGATCATCGCCCTGTACTTGCTGTGTGGTTCTTACATTTGGTTTGTTGACGATCGAACCATCCTGACCGATCTCCGCAAGTTGTCTCGGCTACTCGCTTTGGCCGTCGTCACGATCGTGTTGAGCTATTACGCGTCGCGTGACGATTGGCGTGCCGAATTGGTTCCCCTGGTGCTGGCCTCGATCACCGCTGCAGTCGTGTACGGACGCGATTTCGCCTTGCTGCTGATGGCCGCCGCGAGTCTGAGCGTGACATTGCTACTCGGAGCGGACCTTTCAAATTTCGTAGTCATGATGGCAGCGTGCACTTCCTGCACGTTGTTGACCGGCCGAATTCACAGTCGCACGCACTTAATTACCGTCGCAATTCTGTCCGCCGTTATCACCATGCTGACGACCATCGGTGTTGGCATCGTGGCGGGGCAAACGCTATCGTCGGGTGGCCCTGGTGACACGATCGAACCAATTTTCTTTGGTGGTCCACTGCAACTTGTGTTGACTGGCTTGATCAGTGAAGCGGGGTGGGCGGGGCTGTGCATTGTCGTATCGGCCCTGGCCATGACCGGATTGCTTCCGCTGGTTGAAAAAACATTCGGTGTGCAAACCGACTTGTCCTTGCTCGAGCTCAGCGATGCCAGTCACCCGCTCCTTCGTCGATTAGCGCAGCGCGCACCGGGCACTTACAATCACTCGATCAATGTTGCCTCGATTGCCGAATCCGCTGCCGATGCGATTGGTGCCAATGGCCTGTTGGTACGCGTGGGAGCGTATTTCCACGACATCGGAAAAATGTTCAAACCCGAGTATTTCATCGAAAACCAGAGTGCAGGGATCAACCAACATGATTCGTTGCAACCTGCAATGAGCACGCTCGTCATCATTGCACACGTGAAAGATGGTGCCGATCTCGCCCGCAATCACCACCTTCCTGAGCCGATCATCGATTTCATTCTGCAGCACCATGGGACGACGCTCGTCGAGTACTTCTATCGCGAAGCGGCGCGGCGCAGTGAAGAGGATCCCAACCGAGAATCCGTCAGTGATAAGGACTTTCGATACCCCGGTCCTAAACCGCAGACTCTCGAAGCGGCGGTGTTGATGTTGGCCGATACGGTCGAGAGCGCCTCGCGCACTCTCGTCGATCCCACCCCGGCCCGCATCTCGAATCTCGTTGACGCCATCGCCCAAAAGAAAGTTGCTGACGGCCAATTTGATGAGTGCGGTTTGACGTTCTCGCAACTCCATCGGGTACGACAGAGCTTAGTCAAATCGTTAACGGCGATTTATCATGCTCGCGTCAAATACCCTGGCCAACAATCTGCATGA
- the ybeY gene encoding rRNA maturation RNase YbeY has protein sequence MSEIEVIIDPDVRERVRECSIASHPINGRSIESAVRAAASVGGCDDCRVGVRVTNDKVIHQINRDFLDHDFPTDVISFPYELTPPMVEGELVVSIDTAIAQAPDAGWSIAEELLLYVIHGTLHLVGFDDIADADRAAMRNAESKALSLLFPRSDSLTA, from the coding sequence ATGAGTGAAATCGAAGTCATTATTGATCCCGATGTTCGCGAACGTGTGCGCGAGTGTTCGATTGCGAGTCACCCAATCAATGGGCGATCGATCGAGTCTGCAGTGCGGGCAGCGGCGTCGGTGGGCGGATGTGATGATTGCCGTGTGGGTGTGCGAGTCACAAACGACAAGGTGATTCATCAAATTAACCGCGACTTTCTTGATCATGATTTCCCGACCGATGTAATTAGCTTCCCGTACGAGCTGACTCCTCCAATGGTAGAAGGGGAATTGGTGGTTAGCATTGACACGGCGATCGCGCAGGCTCCCGACGCTGGTTGGTCGATCGCCGAAGAACTCCTCCTGTACGTGATTCACGGCACACTGCATTTGGTCGGCTTCGATGACATCGCTGATGCGGATCGCGCCGCCATGCGGAATGCCGAATCCAAAGCACTTTCTCTTCTTTTCCCTCGCTCCGATTCCTTGACCGCATGA
- a CDS encoding hemolysin family protein: MTHLPLWVAVAWTIFGFLLGSIGGLGVELIDGFAGRSFEVYCRVKKNRDRFGSVLDHQDAAISGSDYLRMIGTVLFLMFGTIAVIDYFGEGTQTLVAWGMVAGVLMMLTHLWLPAAVTRFTSAPLLYYTWPFWLTLSIAMRPLHAPGEVLEIMTRRLTGKIETDDEDEEQLEDEIRTIVAAGTREGYFGPGVREMIQGVMELHEDTVGHIMTPRGNVEAIDATCSWQDAFAKIIASARTRYPVYQDTIDNVVGILFVKDLLPFLVSDSMPEQPIQELCRKPWSVPKDRSVESLLREFLHNRSHMAIVVDEFGQTAGVVTIEDALEEIVGEIVDESDEEEEYEIRIIDDNVIEVDGRVMIDDLNELIHWDIPESEDYETIAGWVLYNTGAIPDAGSMLMLGDLEIEILRASNRKIESMQLRRGGAA; this comes from the coding sequence ATGACTCATCTTCCTCTCTGGGTCGCAGTGGCCTGGACGATCTTCGGGTTCCTTTTGGGAAGCATCGGTGGCCTTGGCGTTGAGTTGATTGACGGGTTCGCAGGTCGATCGTTCGAAGTCTATTGCCGGGTAAAGAAGAACCGTGACCGCTTCGGCTCGGTGCTGGATCATCAAGATGCTGCGATCAGTGGCAGTGACTATCTCCGCATGATCGGAACGGTCCTGTTCTTGATGTTTGGCACCATCGCTGTGATCGACTATTTCGGTGAGGGGACGCAAACACTCGTCGCTTGGGGAATGGTTGCTGGCGTACTGATGATGTTAACTCATCTGTGGTTGCCTGCCGCCGTCACCCGCTTCACATCAGCACCACTTCTGTACTACACGTGGCCATTCTGGTTAACGTTGTCGATCGCCATGCGGCCGTTGCACGCCCCTGGCGAGGTACTCGAAATCATGACCCGCCGGCTCACTGGAAAGATCGAGACAGACGATGAGGATGAAGAGCAACTCGAAGATGAGATAAGGACAATCGTGGCTGCGGGTACTCGTGAGGGCTATTTCGGGCCGGGAGTGCGTGAAATGATTCAGGGCGTGATGGAACTGCACGAGGACACGGTCGGCCATATCATGACCCCACGTGGGAATGTTGAGGCAATCGATGCAACCTGCTCTTGGCAGGATGCGTTTGCAAAAATCATCGCCAGTGCACGTACACGGTATCCTGTTTATCAGGACACCATCGACAACGTCGTGGGGATTTTGTTCGTCAAGGACCTGTTGCCGTTTCTCGTCTCTGACTCCATGCCCGAGCAGCCTATCCAGGAACTGTGCCGCAAACCATGGTCAGTTCCAAAGGACCGCAGTGTGGAATCGCTGCTCCGTGAGTTTCTCCATAACCGTTCGCATATGGCGATTGTCGTTGATGAGTTTGGTCAAACGGCGGGCGTCGTTACCATCGAAGATGCCCTGGAGGAGATCGTCGGCGAGATCGTGGACGAATCGGACGAGGAAGAGGAGTACGAGATTCGCATCATCGATGACAACGTCATTGAGGTCGATGGCAGGGTAATGATCGATGATTTGAACGAACTTATTCACTGGGATATTCCCGAGAGCGAGGACTACGAAACCATCGCGGGCTGGGTGCTCTACAACACTGGGGCGATCCCGGACGCCGGAAGCATGCTCATGCTCGGTGATTTAGAAATCGAGATTCTGCGAGCCAGTAATCGCAAGATCGAATCGATGCAGCTCCGGCGAGGTGGTGCCGCCTAA
- a CDS encoding glucose 1-dehydrogenase, whose translation MTDCKRLSGRTVVVTGGASGIGEAAVQRLLEEGAQVVVGDINLAALRRLEAHIQGGSCAGRLAVVLCDVSQESDIIRLLRHTIEKFGHLDCMINNAGTGGAFEPLIETSVADWDRTQAVNLRSVFLGTKHAARIMMRQGEGGSIINVASIAAMSGGAGGAAYSASKAGVVSLTQTAAVQLGAHNIRVNTIVPGILVSPLTHRNVDPEGLKNLAAGTLPLPIAGESKHLAPAFAFFASDDSRFISGTTLVVDGGAGAMGLNLYSGQNPFGNAIVERARLAGVRHFDDGARVEEPGMTSPQQFPAVAADDSRPASREVPKVVLITGVSRGLGRAMCQEFARRGHIVVGCARDPAAVANLQAEFGDAHSFAVLDVVDDDKVQQWASQTLTHLGAPNLLLNNAAILGPTQQTWRCTDRELNEILNVNVRGTANIIRHFGPAMMKQKGSVIVNFSSGWGRDAAPRVAPYCASKWAIEGLTKAMSMEVPPHMCVVSLHPGIVQTDTLDVAFGEAAARYPSPEEWAKVAVPYLLNITPDHNGAQLSVPGMSEMR comes from the coding sequence ATGACAGATTGTAAACGACTCAGCGGCCGTACCGTCGTTGTCACTGGCGGTGCCAGTGGTATCGGCGAAGCAGCGGTGCAACGCCTTCTGGAGGAAGGTGCCCAGGTCGTTGTCGGCGATATCAACCTCGCAGCATTGAGGCGTCTCGAAGCGCATATCCAGGGAGGCTCCTGTGCGGGTCGTCTGGCCGTGGTGCTCTGCGACGTCTCGCAGGAATCCGACATCATCCGCCTGCTTCGGCATACGATTGAGAAGTTTGGTCACCTCGACTGCATGATCAATAATGCTGGCACCGGCGGCGCATTCGAACCGCTCATTGAAACCTCGGTCGCTGATTGGGATCGAACCCAGGCAGTCAATCTGCGCAGTGTGTTCCTAGGTACCAAACATGCGGCAAGGATCATGATGAGGCAGGGGGAGGGGGGATCGATTATCAACGTTGCATCGATTGCCGCCATGTCGGGGGGCGCGGGCGGTGCAGCTTACTCAGCGTCGAAGGCTGGCGTAGTTTCCCTGACGCAGACGGCGGCGGTGCAATTGGGCGCGCATAATATTCGTGTCAACACGATCGTTCCTGGCATCTTGGTCAGCCCGCTGACGCACCGCAACGTTGATCCTGAAGGCCTGAAGAACCTTGCGGCAGGGACCCTGCCCCTTCCTATCGCGGGTGAGTCGAAGCATTTAGCGCCTGCATTCGCATTCTTTGCGAGTGACGACTCGCGTTTCATTAGCGGAACAACGCTCGTGGTTGACGGCGGCGCTGGCGCGATGGGGCTGAACCTTTACAGTGGTCAGAACCCGTTCGGCAATGCCATCGTCGAACGTGCCAGGCTCGCAGGCGTGAGGCACTTTGATGACGGAGCGCGTGTCGAGGAACCCGGGATGACCTCGCCGCAACAGTTTCCGGCAGTTGCCGCCGATGATTCGCGACCAGCCTCTCGAGAAGTGCCAAAGGTCGTGCTGATCACCGGCGTCAGTCGCGGGCTGGGGCGGGCCATGTGCCAAGAGTTCGCACGCCGCGGACACATCGTGGTCGGTTGTGCGAGAGACCCAGCGGCAGTGGCAAATTTGCAGGCCGAGTTCGGTGATGCTCATTCCTTCGCCGTCCTCGATGTGGTCGATGACGACAAGGTACAGCAATGGGCTTCACAGACTCTTACACACCTCGGTGCACCAAATCTGCTACTCAACAATGCTGCCATCCTGGGCCCAACCCAGCAGACGTGGCGGTGTACGGACCGGGAACTCAACGAAATTCTGAACGTCAATGTCCGCGGGACAGCGAATATCATTCGCCATTTCGGTCCTGCAATGATGAAGCAGAAAGGGAGTGTGATTGTTAATTTCAGTTCAGGGTGGGGACGGGACGCGGCTCCTCGCGTCGCGCCCTATTGCGCATCAAAGTGGGCGATCGAAGGGCTTACCAAAGCGATGTCGATGGAGGTTCCACCGCATATGTGTGTGGTGTCGCTGCACCCGGGTATCGTTCAGACCGACACGCTCGACGTCGCATTTGGTGAGGCGGCCGCCCGCTATCCAAGTCCTGAGGAGTGGGCGAAAGTCGCGGTTCCTTACCTATTGAACATCACTCCCGATCATAACGGCGCGCAGCTCTCGGTGCCGGGCATGAGCGAGATGCGCTGA
- a CDS encoding methyltransferase — MNWLRRWLQRKPETLAQPTFPHLHWLLNSTWLAQAVYVAARLDIAEELRAGPKSADVLASKCGVQPDELMRVLRALAGFGIFSRDSQGRFSLTESALPLLHDNPHSIQAYSEVWGVQLYAGAGRLLEQLRTGEPGFKLQHGLPMWQHYEADAEAGALFDRFMSVTTDAHCRFIPKWFDFSKFQHVVDVGAGGGSLLSTVLHSNPKQRGTWYDRAEVLPLAQERIEKEGLGSRCELIAGDFLQSVPAGGDLYLIKHVLHDWEDSMATRIVANIAEAMSKDSKLLIIGGLLDETNNRDGLCKLRDLEQMFWTGGRVRTRSDFERLLHPAGMHITATTQTPIVDVCIIEVSK; from the coding sequence ATGAATTGGCTACGCCGCTGGTTGCAGCGAAAACCCGAAACACTCGCCCAACCCACTTTCCCGCACCTGCACTGGTTGTTGAACAGTACGTGGTTGGCGCAAGCCGTTTACGTCGCTGCGCGGTTGGACATCGCCGAAGAATTGCGAGCGGGGCCGAAATCAGCAGACGTGTTGGCATCGAAGTGCGGCGTCCAGCCCGACGAACTAATGCGAGTTCTGCGGGCGCTAGCGGGGTTTGGAATTTTTTCACGAGACAGCCAAGGACGGTTCTCGCTAACCGAATCTGCTCTACCTCTATTGCACGATAATCCGCACTCAATTCAAGCGTACTCGGAGGTTTGGGGTGTGCAGCTGTATGCTGGAGCGGGACGATTATTGGAACAACTTCGTACAGGTGAGCCCGGTTTCAAACTGCAGCACGGACTGCCTATGTGGCAGCACTACGAAGCCGACGCAGAAGCTGGTGCACTTTTCGATCGCTTTATGAGTGTGACCACAGATGCGCATTGCCGGTTCATTCCGAAGTGGTTCGACTTCTCGAAGTTTCAGCATGTCGTCGATGTAGGTGCTGGTGGCGGCAGCCTGCTATCGACCGTACTGCACTCCAACCCCAAACAGCGTGGCACCTGGTATGACCGGGCCGAGGTGCTCCCACTGGCGCAAGAGCGAATCGAAAAAGAAGGACTCGGGTCGCGCTGCGAACTGATCGCTGGCGACTTTTTGCAGAGTGTGCCTGCGGGCGGAGATCTGTATCTGATCAAACACGTTCTCCATGACTGGGAAGACAGCATGGCGACGAGAATTGTTGCGAACATCGCCGAGGCGATGTCGAAAGACTCGAAGCTTCTTATCATCGGTGGATTGCTCGACGAAACGAACAACCGAGATGGTTTATGCAAACTTCGCGATCTCGAGCAGATGTTTTGGACCGGCGGACGCGTCCGCACCCGCAGTGATTTTGAACGCTTGCTCCACCCCGCGGGGATGCACATTACCGCGACGACGCAGACCCCCATCGTGGATGTCTGCATCATCGAAGTTTCTAAATAG